A portion of the Streptococcus sp. Marseille-Q6470 genome contains these proteins:
- a CDS encoding phosphoribosylanthranilate isomerase translates to MNLLFEEFKTICFHLNRVGITPTLMGSLGLEFRTKENWGPSDIDIHVSGDPRGWEAPDHLRIYDWDKIMKVMKDLGYVLIDIHEHEFQKDRVSVEFGSIDSLPDFAGVSELDIELIHLDDITFRLPSLEQYLSIYKASSQDSYRNDHNNNKDFKKIEWLERHL, encoded by the coding sequence ATGAATCTCTTATTTGAAGAATTTAAAACCATTTGTTTCCATTTAAATCGAGTCGGAATTACACCGACACTGATGGGGTCTTTGGGATTGGAGTTTAGAACGAAAGAAAATTGGGGGCCGTCTGACATTGACATTCATGTGTCTGGTGACCCTAGAGGTTGGGAAGCACCTGATCATCTCAGAATTTATGACTGGGACAAGATAATGAAAGTGATGAAAGACTTAGGCTACGTCTTAATAGATATTCATGAGCATGAATTCCAAAAGGATAGAGTGAGTGTTGAATTTGGAAGTATCGATTCCTTACCTGATTTTGCAGGAGTTTCGGAATTGGATATAGAGCTGATTCATCTCGATGACATCACTTTTCGTCTACCAAGTCTGGAGCAGTATCTAAGTATTTACAAAGCTTCTTCTCAAGACTCCTATCGAAATGATCATAATAACAATAAGGATTTTAAAAAGATTGAGTGGCTGGAAAGACATTTGTAA
- a CDS encoding DUF5960 family protein → MNQLEFQRNHLQMDYYSESYQDFERDFYRYSNMNIPLTFLTDDILKTMATSRKNYFVLNKEKSRDNRDHFFIFEVSTVDENPLIYHYTYKKTTIYLAEK, encoded by the coding sequence ATGAATCAGCTTGAGTTTCAGCGTAATCACCTACAAATGGACTATTATAGCGAGAGCTACCAAGATTTTGAACGTGACTTCTACCGCTACTCTAACATGAATATTCCATTGACCTTCCTAACTGATGATATCCTAAAAACAATGGCGACTTCACGTAAGAATTACTTTGTCCTCAATAAGGAAAAGTCCAGAGATAACCGCGATCACTTCTTCATATTTGAAGTAAGTACCGTAGATGAGAATCCGCTAATCTATCATTATACATATAAGAAAACTACAATATATTTAGCAGAAAAATAG
- a CDS encoding MerR family transcriptional regulator — protein MMAKFRAIPEGFMTVGEVAKKMGVTVRTLQYYDKEELLSPSAESEGGRRLYTDKDLVMLHQIISLKSLGFSLKDIKGSLNSLKTPAEVANALTEQADDIRQKIEQLQASLSEIEQLKVEVLQIQTVDFKKYADIIVNLQMKNESYSLIKRFDDDTLDRIRSRFDKKSGVDFMDRFNRLSDEIVRLQKEKVPAESEQCQQVVQEYWSLIMEFTNGDLTMLPKLMEVGNIDTATNAWEEKQKIVNSYLEPALQVYFSRLGTNPFEEV, from the coding sequence ATGATGGCAAAATTCAGAGCAATACCAGAAGGGTTTATGACAGTTGGGGAAGTTGCCAAGAAAATGGGAGTTACAGTCCGAACTCTACAATACTACGATAAAGAAGAATTGCTTTCCCCGTCTGCAGAAAGCGAGGGAGGACGTAGGCTTTATACCGATAAAGATCTAGTTATGCTTCATCAGATTATATCCTTGAAATCACTTGGTTTTTCTCTTAAGGACATAAAGGGAAGTTTGAACTCTTTGAAAACTCCAGCTGAAGTTGCAAATGCTCTTACAGAGCAAGCAGATGATATTCGCCAAAAAATAGAACAGCTTCAGGCATCATTGTCAGAAATAGAGCAGTTAAAAGTTGAAGTTTTACAAATACAGACGGTTGACTTTAAGAAGTATGCAGATATTATTGTCAATTTACAAATGAAGAATGAATCTTACTCTCTGATTAAACGTTTTGATGATGATACGCTAGACCGCATACGCAGTCGATTTGACAAGAAAAGCGGAGTAGACTTTATGGACAGATTTAATCGCCTAAGTGATGAGATTGTGCGACTCCAAAAAGAAAAGGTGCCCGCTGAAAGTGAACAGTGCCAACAAGTTGTACAAGAATACTGGAGCTTGATCATGGAGTTTACAAATGGAGATTTGACTATGCTTCCGAAGTTGATGGAAGTCGGTAATATTGACACCGCTACTAACGCTTGGGAGGAAAAGCAAAAAATCGTTAACTCATATTTAGAGCCCGCTTTGCAAGTTTATTTTTCAAGACTTGGAACCAATCCCTTTGAGGAGGTATAG
- the msr(D) gene encoding ABC-F type ribosomal protection protein Msr(D), with translation MELILKAKDIRVEFKGRDVLDINELEVYDYDRIGLVGANGAGKSTLLRVLLGELTPPGCKMNRLGELAYIPQLDEVTLQEEKDFALVGKLGVEQLNIQTMSGGEETRLKIAQALSAQVHGILADEPTSHLDREGIDFLIGQLKYFTGALLVISHDRYFLDEIVDKIWELKDGKITEYWGNYSDYLRQKEEERKSQAAEYEQFIAERARLERAAEEKRKQARKIEQKAKGSSKKKSTEDGGRLAHQKSIGSKEKKMYNAAKTLEHRIAALGKVEAPEGIRRIRFRQSKALELHNPYPIVGAEINKVFGDKALFENASFQIPLGAKVALTGGNGIGKTTLIQMILNHEEGISISPKAKIGYFAQNGYKYNSNQNVMEFMQKDCDYNISEIRSVLASMGFKQNDIGKSLSVLSGGEIIKLLLAKMLMGRYNILIMDEPSNFLDIPSLEALEILMKEYTGTIVFITHDKRLLENVADVVYEIRDKKINLKH, from the coding sequence ATGGAATTAATATTAAAAGCAAAAGACATTCGTGTGGAATTCAAAGGACGCGATGTTTTAGATATAAATGAATTAGAAGTATATGATTATGACCGTATTGGTTTAGTAGGAGCAAATGGTGCTGGAAAAAGCACTTTACTCAGGGTACTTTTAGGAGAATTAACTCCCCCAGGATGTAAAATGAATCGTCTGGGTGAACTTGCCTATATTCCCCAGTTGGACGAAGTAACTCTGCAGGAGGAAAAAGATTTTGCACTTGTAGGCAAGCTAGGTGTTGAGCAATTAAATATACAGACTATGAGCGGTGGTGAAGAAACAAGGCTTAAAATAGCACAGGCCTTATCGGCACAGGTTCATGGTATTTTAGCGGATGAACCTACGAGCCATTTAGACCGTGAAGGAATTGATTTTCTAATAGGACAGCTAAAATATTTTACAGGTGCACTGTTAGTTATTAGCCATGACCGCTATTTTCTTGATGAAATAGTAGATAAAATATGGGAACTGAAAGATGGCAAAATCACTGAGTATTGGGGAAACTATTCTGATTATCTTCGTCAGAAAGAGGAAGAACGTAAGAGCCAAGCTGCAGAATACGAACAATTTATTGCGGAACGTGCCCGATTGGAAAGGGCTGCGGAGGAAAAGCGAAAACAGGCTCGTAAAATAGAACAGAAGGCAAAAGGTTCTTCAAAGAAAAAAAGTACTGAAGACGGAGGGCGTTTAGCTCATCAAAAATCAATAGGAAGTAAGGAAAAAAAGATGTATAATGCTGCTAAAACCCTAGAGCACAGGATTGCGGCCTTAGGAAAAGTAGAAGCTCCGGAAGGCATTCGCAGAATTCGTTTCAGGCAAAGTAAAGCATTGGAGCTCCATAATCCATACCCTATAGTCGGTGCAGAAATTAATAAAGTATTTGGGGATAAGGCTCTGTTTGAAAATGCATCTTTTCAAATTCCGTTAGGAGCAAAAGTGGCGTTAACTGGTGGTAATGGAATCGGAAAAACAACTTTAATCCAAATGATCTTAAACCATGAAGAAGGAATTTCTATTTCGCCTAAGGCAAAAATAGGTTACTTTGCACAGAATGGTTACAAGTACAACAGTAATCAGAATGTTATGGAGTTTATGCAGAAGGATTGTGACTACAATATATCAGAAATTCGTTCAGTGCTAGCATCTATGGGGTTCAAACAGAACGATATTGGAAAAAGTTTATCTGTTTTAAGCGGTGGAGAAATTATAAAATTGTTGCTTGCTAAAATGCTCATGGGTAGATATAACATCCTAATAATGGATGAACCCAGTAACTTCCTTGACATACCAAGTTTAGAGGCTTTGGAAATACTAATGAAGGAGTACACCGGAACTATCGTGTTTATCACCCACGATAAACGATTACTCGAAAATGTAGCAGATGTAGTTTATGAAATTAGAGATAAGAAAATAAATCTGAAACATTAA
- a CDS encoding ADP-ribosylglycohydrolase family protein → MLGAIVGDIVGSVYEWDNIKTKDFPLFREDCFFTDDTVMTCAVAEAIMNGGQKDDFIDAMKKYGRMYPDAGYGARFGNWVDGDDREPYNSFGNGSAMRVSPCAWTMDCSFCARTGAWPSRRALARLSAEVTHNHPEGVKGAMATSDAIFMCRYYFGGYSGDYGKPINDNPTECKRLIKEHIEQEYGYNLSQTLDEIRPTYRFNETCQDTVPQAIVAFLESTDFEDAIRNAISLGGDSDTLAAITGSIAEAAYGIPDWIKDKAYTYLDEPLKEVLRRWEKEVSISQRILTSQY, encoded by the coding sequence ATGCTAGGAGCAATAGTTGGAGATATTGTTGGTTCTGTTTATGAATGGGACAACATTAAAACGAAAGACTTTCCATTATTTCGTGAGGATTGTTTTTTCACAGATGATACGGTTATGACCTGTGCCGTTGCAGAAGCCATTATGAATGGTGGTCAGAAGGATGACTTTATTGATGCCATGAAAAAATATGGTAGGATGTATCCCGATGCAGGTTACGGTGCAAGATTTGGGAATTGGGTTGATGGCGACGATCGAGAACCTTATAATAGCTTTGGCAATGGCTCAGCAATGCGTGTTTCTCCATGTGCCTGGACCATGGATTGTAGTTTTTGTGCACGAACGGGAGCCTGGCCGTCCAGAAGAGCTCTTGCACGACTTTCTGCAGAGGTGACTCATAACCATCCAGAGGGGGTCAAGGGAGCTATGGCGACGTCTGATGCTATCTTTATGTGTCGTTATTACTTTGGAGGTTACAGTGGCGACTATGGAAAACCGATCAACGATAATCCTACAGAGTGTAAGAGACTCATCAAGGAACACATAGAACAAGAGTATGGATATAATCTTTCTCAAACACTAGATGAAATTCGTCCTACTTATCGTTTCAATGAAACGTGTCAGGATACCGTTCCTCAGGCCATCGTTGCCTTTCTAGAAAGTACAGATTTTGAAGATGCGATTCGAAATGCGATTTCTCTTGGTGGGGACAGTGATACTCTTGCTGCTATCACAGGAAGTATCGCCGAAGCAGCTTATGGAATCCCTGATTGGATAAAGGACAAGGCCTATACCTATCTAGATGAGCCTTTGAAAGAGGTGCTCAGACGGTGGGAGAAAGAAGTTTCAATATCACAACGGATACTAACTAGTCAGTATTAA
- a CDS encoding alpha/beta hydrolase: MKFHEFGDNNLPSILLIHGGGSSWWNYLRQARILSEEYRVILPTLNGHGEEYQLDYVSTEDSALEILDYIKANCGGKLFAIGGVSLGGQIAMELLSLDSEIAEKVIIDGSLCIPQPRLANISIFLVRLFGKLMFSKFSCKLQLSMMNKLYPKLAYPEEIKAYFLEDLPRTPIKTLVTIYKTYMGRYKLKDTISASKAQVLYIYGEKELNYVKESARLFQQLHPNTILYEAKGYNHGYLSAYLPQEWINLVVPFLKSDSLEICNESDIS, encoded by the coding sequence ATGAAATTCCATGAATTTGGTGATAATAATTTGCCTTCTATCTTGCTCATACATGGCGGTGGCAGTTCTTGGTGGAATTATCTTCGTCAAGCACGGATCTTGTCGGAGGAGTATCGTGTCATTCTACCCACCTTGAATGGCCACGGCGAAGAATATCAACTTGATTATGTTTCTACTGAAGATTCTGCTTTGGAGATTCTAGACTATATAAAAGCAAACTGTGGTGGGAAATTGTTTGCAATCGGTGGCGTTTCACTTGGTGGTCAAATTGCTATGGAGCTTTTGTCATTAGACAGCGAGATAGCTGAGAAGGTCATCATAGACGGAAGCCTCTGTATTCCTCAACCAAGATTAGCTAATATCAGCATTTTTCTTGTACGTCTATTTGGCAAACTGATGTTTAGTAAATTCTCTTGTAAACTTCAGTTAAGCATGATGAACAAACTCTATCCTAAACTGGCTTATCCAGAGGAAATAAAAGCTTATTTTTTGGAGGATTTGCCAAGAACGCCTATAAAAACATTAGTGACTATTTACAAAACCTATATGGGGCGTTACAAGCTTAAGGATACGATTTCTGCTAGCAAGGCTCAGGTTCTGTATATCTACGGTGAAAAAGAATTGAACTATGTGAAAGAGTCAGCTAGATTATTTCAGCAGCTCCATCCCAATACGATCCTGTATGAAGCTAAGGGCTATAACCACGGCTATTTATCAGCTTACCTGCCTCAAGAGTGGATTAATTTGGTGGTGCCATTTTTAAAGAGTGATTCATTGGAAATATGTAATGAATCTGATATATCATAA
- the mef(A) gene encoding macrolide efflux MFS transporter Mef(A), translated as MEKYNNWKRKFYAIWAGQAVSLITSAILQMAIIFYLTEKTGSAMVLSMASLVGFLPYAILGPAIGVLVDRHDRKKIMIGADLIIAAAGAVLAIVAFCMELPVWMIMIVLFIRSIGTAFHTPALNAVTPLLVPEEQLTKCAGYSQSLQSISYIVSPAVAALLYSVWDLNAIIAIDVLGAVIASITVAIVRIPKLGNQVQSLEPNFIREMKEGVVVLRQNKGLFALLLLGTLYTFVYMPINALFPLISMEHFNGTPVHISITEISFAFGMLAGGLLLGRLGGFEKHVLLITSSFFIMGTSLAVSGILPPNGFVIFVVCCAIMGLSVPFYSGVQTALFQEKIKPEYLGRVFSLIGSIMSLAMPIGLILSGFFADKIGVNHWFLLSGILIIGIAIVCQMITEVRKLDLK; from the coding sequence ATGGAAAAATACAACAATTGGAAACGAAAATTTTATGCAATATGGGCAGGGCAAGCAGTATCATTAATCACTAGTGCCATCCTGCAAATGGCGATTATTTTTTACCTTACAGAAAAAACAGGATCTGCGATGGTCTTGTCTATGGCTTCATTAGTAGGTTTTTTACCCTATGCGATTTTGGGACCTGCCATTGGTGTGCTAGTGGATCGTCATGATAGGAAGAAGATAATGATTGGTGCCGATTTAATTATCGCAGCAGCTGGTGCAGTGCTTGCTATTGTTGCATTCTGTATGGAGCTACCTGTCTGGATGATTATGATAGTATTGTTTATCCGTAGCATTGGAACAGCTTTTCATACCCCAGCACTCAATGCGGTTACACCACTTTTAGTACCAGAAGAACAGCTAACGAAATGCGCAGGCTATAGTCAGTCTTTGCAGTCTATAAGCTATATTGTTAGTCCGGCAGTTGCAGCACTCTTATACTCCGTTTGGGATTTAAATGCTATTATTGCCATCGACGTATTGGGTGCTGTGATTGCATCTATTACGGTAGCAATTGTACGTATACCTAAGCTGGGTAATCAAGTGCAAAGTTTAGAACCAAATTTCATAAGGGAGATGAAAGAAGGAGTTGTGGTTCTGAGACAAAACAAAGGATTGTTTGCCTTATTACTCTTAGGAACACTATATACTTTTGTTTATATGCCAATCAATGCACTATTTCCTTTAATAAGCATGGAACACTTTAATGGAACGCCTGTGCATATTTCTATTACGGAAATTTCCTTTGCATTTGGGATGCTAGCAGGAGGCTTATTATTAGGAAGATTAGGGGGCTTCGAAAAGCATGTATTACTAATAACAAGTTCATTTTTTATAATGGGGACCAGTTTAGCCGTTTCGGGAATACTTCCTCCAAATGGATTTGTAATATTCGTAGTTTGCTGTGCAATAATGGGGCTTTCGGTGCCATTTTATAGCGGTGTGCAAACAGCTCTTTTTCAGGAGAAAATTAAGCCTGAATATTTAGGACGTGTATTTTCTTTGATCGGAAGTATCATGTCACTTGCTATGCCAATTGGGTTAATTCTTTCTGGATTCTTTGCTGATAAAATCGGTGTAAATCATTGGTTTTTACTATCAGGTATTTTAATTATTGGCATTGCTATAGTTTGCCAAATGATAACTGAGGTTAGAAAATTAGATTTAAAATAA
- a CDS encoding aminoglycoside 6'-N-acetyltransferase, producing MDGITKDSIKTAKLMKQLWPQLTDKEAIDEVKRYTNGKNTAIFTEVEGDTIIGLALCSLRFDYVEGCKYSPVGFLEGIIVDEEYRLKDIAKNLCTKCEEWAKNKGCKEFASDCTLTNTDSIKFHLNIGFQEANRIIHFKKEL from the coding sequence ATGGATGGAATAACAAAAGATTCTATAAAAACGGCTAAATTAATGAAACAATTATGGCCCCAATTGACCGATAAAGAAGCTATTGATGAAGTAAAGAGATATACGAATGGCAAAAATACTGCAATCTTTACTGAAGTTGAAGGTGACACAATTATAGGTCTAGCACTATGTTCACTCAGATTTGATTATGTTGAAGGTTGTAAATATAGTCCTGTTGGATTCTTAGAAGGGATTATTGTCGACGAGGAATATCGTTTAAAGGATATTGCTAAAAATCTCTGTACAAAATGTGAGGAATGGGCGAAAAATAAAGGATGTAAGGAATTTGCAAGTGACTGTACTTTAACGAATACCGATTCTATAAAATTTCATCTCAATATTGGATTTCAGGAGGCAAATAGAATTATCCATTTTAAGAAAGAATTATAA
- the rlmD gene encoding 23S rRNA (uracil(1939)-C(5))-methyltransferase RlmD: MLKKNDIVEVEIVDLTHEGAGVAKVDGLVFFVENALPTEKILMRVLKVNKKIGFGKVEEYLTQSPHRNQGLDLAYLRSGIADLGHLAYPEQLKFKSKQVKDSLYKIAGITDIEVADTLGMENPVKYRNKAQVPVRHVNGVLETGFFRKNSHDLMPLEDFYIQDPVIDQVIVALRDLLRRYDLKPYDEKEQSGLIRNLVVRRGHHSGQIMVILVTTRPKIFRVDQLIEQLIQQFPEIVSVMQNINDQNTNAIFGKEWRRLYDQDYITDQMLGNSFQISGPAFYQVNTEMAEKLYQTAIDFADLREDDVVIDAYSGIGTIGLSVAKHVKEVYGVEVIPEAVENSQKNASINGITNAHYVCDTAENAMKNWLKEGIQPTVILVDPPRKGLTDSFIKASAQTGADRIAYISCNVATMARDIKLYQELGYELKKVQPVDLFPQTHHVEAVSLLVKE; encoded by the coding sequence ATGTTAAAGAAAAATGATATTGTTGAAGTAGAGATTGTCGATTTGACCCATGAAGGAGCAGGAGTTGCCAAGGTAGATGGCTTGGTCTTTTTTGTAGAGAATGCTCTTCCGACTGAAAAAATCCTTATGCGTGTCCTTAAAGTCAACAAGAAGATTGGCTTTGGTAAAGTCGAGGAATACCTAACACAATCTCCTCATCGTAATCAAGGCTTAGATTTGGCTTACCTACGTTCAGGTATTGCCGACTTGGGGCATCTAGCTTATCCAGAACAACTCAAGTTTAAATCCAAACAAGTAAAAGATAGCCTCTATAAAATTGCTGGAATCACGGATATAGAGGTCGCAGATACACTTGGCATGGAAAATCCTGTCAAGTATCGTAACAAGGCTCAGGTTCCTGTTCGTCATGTAAATGGTGTTCTGGAGACTGGTTTCTTCCGTAAGAATTCTCATGACCTCATGCCTCTGGAAGATTTTTATATCCAGGATCCAGTTATTGATCAAGTTATTGTGGCTTTACGAGATTTGCTTCGTCGTTATGACTTAAAACCTTATGATGAAAAAGAACAGTCTGGCTTGATTCGTAATCTTGTTGTTCGTCGTGGCCATCATTCAGGTCAAATCATGGTCATTTTGGTCACCACTCGTCCCAAGATTTTCCGTGTGGACCAGTTGATCGAACAGCTGATCCAGCAATTTCCTGAGATTGTGTCTGTCATGCAAAATATCAATGACCAGAATACCAATGCAATTTTCGGGAAAGAATGGCGTAGGCTTTATGATCAAGATTACATTACGGACCAAATGTTGGGGAATAGCTTCCAAATCTCTGGACCAGCCTTTTACCAGGTCAATACTGAAATGGCAGAGAAGCTTTATCAGACAGCTATTGACTTTGCGGATTTAAGAGAAGATGACGTCGTGATTGACGCCTACTCAGGAATTGGGACCATTGGCTTATCAGTTGCCAAGCATGTCAAGGAAGTTTATGGGGTCGAGGTCATTCCAGAAGCTGTAGAAAATAGCCAGAAGAATGCTAGTATAAATGGCATTACCAATGCTCACTATGTCTGTGATACAGCAGAAAATGCCATGAAAAATTGGCTCAAGGAAGGTATCCAACCAACTGTCATCTTGGTCGACCCACCACGCAAGGGCTTGACTGACAGCTTCATCAAAGCAAGCGCCCAAACAGGAGCTGACCGCATCGCCTATATCTCCTGTAACGTTGCTACCATGGCGCGTGATATCAAACTCTATCAAGAGTTGGGCTATGAGTTGAAGAAAGTACAGCCGGTGGACCTTTTTCCGCAAACGCATCATGTTGAGGCGGTAAGTTTGCTAGTCAAGGAGTAA
- a CDS encoding ABC transporter permease, with protein sequence MNGFLYSLTLQWKLDIRSKSLLVTYYIVPLIFFLLMGGIFTSVMPEMGSTLIQSMIVMSVSMGAFLGLPPSLIETYGSDIKKIYKANGVPIHLGLVTMVLSAFIHLMITCMVILLLAPILFKANLPSQFLLFFLALAIYIFVSLSIGSILGLTVNNQAKLTMIAQLVFLPSIMLSGIMFPISLLPDFLQVIGHVFPAYWGYRLMLDKGLRLANLWYLILLTCIAVITCILLMNKQKSE encoded by the coding sequence ATGAATGGTTTTTTATATAGCCTAACATTACAGTGGAAATTGGACATACGAAGTAAGTCTCTCTTGGTTACTTACTATATTGTACCGCTTATTTTCTTTCTTCTCATGGGTGGTATTTTTACTTCCGTTATGCCTGAAATGGGTAGCACACTTATACAGTCAATGATAGTCATGAGTGTTTCAATGGGAGCCTTTCTCGGTTTACCGCCTTCCTTGATTGAAACATACGGAAGCGACATAAAAAAGATTTATAAAGCAAATGGTGTGCCTATTCATTTAGGATTGGTGACAATGGTTCTCTCTGCCTTTATTCATTTGATGATTACCTGTATGGTGATCCTACTACTTGCTCCAATTTTATTTAAAGCAAATCTACCAAGTCAATTTCTTTTATTCTTTCTCGCGCTTGCCATCTACATTTTTGTATCGTTGAGTATCGGAAGTATACTGGGCCTTACTGTTAATAATCAAGCAAAGCTGACCATGATAGCGCAACTTGTATTTTTACCCTCAATTATGCTTTCAGGGATTATGTTTCCAATTAGTTTGCTACCTGATTTTCTTCAAGTAATAGGCCATGTTTTTCCGGCTTATTGGGGATACCGTTTGATGTTAGATAAAGGGCTTCGACTTGCAAATCTATGGTATTTGATTCTGCTAACTTGTATAGCAGTAATAACATGCATTTTACTAATGAATAAACAAAAATCTGAGTAA
- a CDS encoding ABC transporter ATP-binding protein, with protein MKYAIEVRGLEKNYGSKMVLKGLNLQIEKGEIFALLGVNGAGKTTTLECIEELRKYDGGTIVVNGKMGIQLQSSSLPAHIKPMEAIKLFAKWNHTHIDDVMLKSLGIKEIEESQYIELSTGQKRRLHLALALISNPDIIFLDEPTAGLDVEGRLSLHEQIRKLKSQEKTIVLASHDMAEVETLCDRISILNSGKIVFCGTPSELTEKLGRKYFIHLKTQEGEDTYETDTIEDSLISLLEECKQKNIQILDIKVDRGTLEQHFIEMARRGSE; from the coding sequence ATGAAATACGCAATAGAGGTTCGTGGATTAGAGAAAAACTACGGAAGTAAGATGGTCCTAAAAGGTCTTAATCTTCAAATCGAAAAAGGAGAAATTTTCGCTTTACTCGGTGTGAATGGAGCTGGGAAAACAACAACACTTGAATGTATCGAAGAACTGAGAAAATATGATGGAGGCACTATTGTTGTAAACGGCAAAATGGGAATTCAACTACAGTCCTCCTCTCTACCCGCTCACATCAAACCGATGGAAGCCATAAAACTCTTTGCAAAATGGAATCATACACACATTGATGATGTTATGCTAAAGTCCCTTGGCATAAAAGAAATTGAAGAGTCGCAATACATAGAATTATCCACTGGCCAAAAAAGAAGATTACATCTTGCTCTTGCACTTATCAGTAATCCAGATATTATTTTTCTCGATGAACCGACAGCGGGACTTGATGTTGAAGGACGACTATCTCTCCATGAACAAATCCGAAAGCTCAAATCACAGGAAAAGACAATCGTCTTGGCAAGCCACGATATGGCCGAAGTTGAAACCCTATGTGACCGCATTTCCATTTTGAATAGTGGTAAGATCGTTTTTTGTGGTACTCCTTCAGAACTGACAGAAAAACTTGGAAGAAAATATTTCATCCATTTAAAGACCCAGGAAGGGGAGGATACATATGAAACAGATACGATCGAGGATAGCTTAATTTCATTATTGGAAGAATGCAAACAAAAAAATATCCAGATATTGGATATCAAGGTTGATCGTGGCACACTGGAGCAGCATTTCATCGAAATGGCAAGGAGGGGTTCGGAATGA
- a CDS encoding type II CAAX endopeptidase family protein, giving the protein MTEIDKKNLKNYLYFTFGITYIAWGLLAIFTQSYIFGIETFIGRTLQIIGALGPAIASVFYLKSNNIKFKHFLFNKRENSSIYFIIHMLAILILFSVSSLELNGVSIYLMPLFFIQLIFFGGGHEELGWRGILQPLLDKKYTYWQSNLIVGSIWGIWHLPLWFIVGESHQGFPFILFFIYTLFLSFVLGLLYRQTKSVGYCILFHAFANLLNLYFVLKINVIFIIIFIGYLIYTILASYRISNKKNLYPK; this is encoded by the coding sequence ATGACAGAAATTGACAAAAAGAATTTAAAAAATTATCTTTATTTTACTTTTGGGATTACTTATATAGCTTGGGGGCTTCTTGCTATATTTACACAATCTTATATTTTTGGAATAGAAACTTTTATAGGGAGAACATTACAAATAATAGGTGCACTCGGACCAGCTATTGCAAGTGTGTTTTATTTGAAAAGTAATAATATAAAATTTAAACATTTTTTATTTAATAAAAGAGAAAATAGTAGTATTTATTTCATAATTCATATGTTAGCAATTTTGATACTATTTTCTGTATCTTCCTTAGAATTAAATGGAGTATCCATTTATCTAATGCCACTATTCTTTATTCAATTAATTTTTTTTGGTGGTGGACATGAAGAATTAGGATGGAGAGGAATCTTACAACCATTACTTGATAAAAAATATACTTATTGGCAATCTAATTTGATTGTAGGTTCAATCTGGGGAATTTGGCATCTGCCTTTATGGTTTATAGTTGGAGAAAGTCATCAAGGATTTCCTTTTATTTTATTTTTTATATATACATTATTTTTAAGTTTTGTTTTAGGGCTTCTTTATCGTCAAACGAAATCTGTGGGATACTGTATATTATTTCATGCGTTTGCAAATTTGTTAAATCTCTACTTTGTGTTAAAAATTAATGTTATTTTTATTATCATTTTTATTGGTTATTTGATTTATACTATATTGGCGAGTTATAGAATTAGCAATAAAAAGAATTTGTATCCAAAATAA